In one Alnus glutinosa chromosome 14, dhAlnGlut1.1, whole genome shotgun sequence genomic region, the following are encoded:
- the LOC133857076 gene encoding EIN3-binding F-box protein 1-like: MPTLLNYRGDDELYPGGSFYSNPVDLGRLFSIGSQVDVYRPPCKRARISAPFVLGGNEFEQDKKPSIDVLPEECLFEIFRRLPESKERSSCACVSKRWLMLLSSIRAAEIHKQVPVSDNVDMVTDNEDQDFESDGYLTRCLEGKKATDTRLAALAVGTSGRGGLGKLSIRGSNSLHGVTTLGLSAVANCCPSLKALSLWNISSVGDDGLSEIAKGCHLLEKLDLCECPSISNKGLSAIAKNCPNLISLNIESCSKIGNEALQAIGRFCPKLQSISLKDCPLVSDHGVSSLLSSASVLSKVKLQALNITDFSLAVIGHYGKDITNLVLSGLQNVSEKGFWVMGIAQGLQKLMSMIVTSCRGITDAGLEAIGKGCINLKQICLRKCCFVSNDGLVAFAKAAGSLESLQLEECNRVTQLGIIGAISNCGTKLKSLTLVKCMGIKDMALGFPLPSPCTSLRSLSIRNCPGFGTASLAMVGKLCPQIQHLDLTGLYGITGAGLLPLLESSEAGLVKVIFSGCLNLTDEVILALTRLHGGTLELLNLEGCRKITDASLVAVADNCLVLNDLDLSKCGITDSGIKIFSRAEQLNLQVLSLSGCSEVSNKSFPYLEKLGKTLVGLNLQHCNSISSSTVELLVESLWRCDILS; encoded by the exons ATGCCGACCCTCCTCAACTACCGTG GTGATGATGAATTATATCCTGGCGGTTCTTTTTACTCGAATCCTGTGGATTTGGGTCGCTTGTTCTCAATTGGTTCTCAGGTGGATGTGTACCGCCCTCCTTGCAAGCGGGCTCGGATCAGTGCCCCATTTGTCCTTGGAGGAAATGAGTTTGAGCAGGACAAGAAACCTTCCATTGACGTTCTTCCTGAGGAATGCCTTTTCGAGATATTCAGACGTCTCCCTGAAAGCAAAGAGAGGAGCTCCTGTGCTTGCGTCTCCAAGCGTTGGCTTATGCTTCTGAGTAGTATCCGTGCGGCTGAAATTCACAAGCAGGTGCCGGTTTCTGATAATGTTGATATGGTCACCGATAATGAAGATCAGGATTTTGAAAGTGATGGATACCTTACGAGGTGTTTGGAAGGGAAGAAAGCTACGGATACAAGACTTGCTGCACTTGCAGTTGGAACCAGTGGCCGTGGGGGATTGGGAAAGCTGTCGATCCGAGGAAGCAACTCTCTTCATGGAGTCACCACCCTTGGCCTCTCAGCTGTTGCCAACTGTTGCCCATCTCTCAAGGCTCTTTCCTTGTGGAATATTTCTTCTGTCGGGGATGATGGCCTATCTGAGATAGCAAAAGGATGCCATTtgttggagaagcttgacctttGTGAGTGTCCCTCGATTTCTAACAAGGGTTTGAGTGCAATTGCCAAGAACTGTCCTAATTTGAtttcattgaatattgaatCATGTTCAAAAATTGGGAACGAGGCCTTGCAAGCTATCGGAAGGTTTTGCCCCAAGCTGCAGTCTATCTCTTTGAAAGATTGCCCTCTTGTTAGCGATCATGGAGTATCAAGTCTATTGTCATCAGCTTCTGTGCTGtcaaaggtaaagcttcaggccTTGAACATCACTGACTTCTCCCTTGCCGTGATTGGGCACTATGgcaaagacattacaaatctaGTCCTTAGTGGTCTTCAAAATGTTAGTGAGAAGGGTTTTTGGGTCATGGGTATTGCTCAGGGCCTGCAAAAACTAATGTCAATGATAGTCACTTCTTGTCGGGGTATAACAGATGCGGGTCTTGAAGCCATTGGCAAGGGATGCATCAACCTGAAGCAGATATGCCTTCGCAAGTGCTGCTTTGTGTCCAACGACGGACTGGTAGCTTTTGCCAAAGCGGCAGGATCACTAGAGAGCCTGCAGCTGGAAGAGTGTAACAGGGTTACCCAATTAGGGATTATTGGTGCCATCTCAAACTGTGGAACAAAGTTGAAGTCTCTTACCCTAGTGAAGTGCATGGGAATCAAGGATATGGCTTTGGGATTTCCTTTGCCCTCTCCCTGCACATCTCTTCGATCATTGTCCATACGAAACTGCCCCGGATTTGGTACTGCTAGCCTGGCTATGGTGGGGAAGTTATGCCCTCAGATTCAGCATCTAGACCTGACTGGGCTGTATGGAATAACAGGTGCTGGGCTTCTCCCACTTCTAGAGAGCTCTGAGGCTGGACTTGTTAAGGTAATATTTAGCGGCTGCTTGAATTTGACAGATGAAGTAATTTTGGCCTTGACTAGGCTACATGGGGGAACCCTAGAACTGCTGAATCTTGAGGGATGCAGGAAGATTACTGATGCTAGCTTGGTGGCAGTAGCAGACAATTGCTTGGTACTTAATGATCTAGATTTGTCAAAGTGTGGAATCACAGATTCTGgcatcaaaatattttctcgTGCCGAGCAGCTCAATTTGCAGGTCCTTTCTTTGTCAGGTTGTTCTGAAGTATCAAACAAGAGCTTTCCTTACCTGGAGAAATTGGGTAAGACCCTGGTGGGGTTGAATCTCCAGCACTGCAACTCAATCAGCAGTAGCACAGTTGAACTGCTCGTGGAGAGCTTGTGGAGATGTGATATTCTCTCCTAA